In Juglans regia cultivar Chandler chromosome 13, Walnut 2.0, whole genome shotgun sequence, the following proteins share a genomic window:
- the LOC109010845 gene encoding late embryogenesis abundant protein At1g64065-like, with translation MTGDKDARRKRNMKWLAYIVAGVIAQTAIIVVFVLLVMRIRNLKVRIDSVTVENVNVTSSSSSPSFNMKLTALVTVKNTNFGHFKFDDSTATISYRGAEVGEGTIPKARAKARSTRKLNITVPVSSSKLSSNSGSLVSDIGSGILPLSSHAKLNGKIHLFKIFKKKKSAEMNCTMEVDTKKNVIQKLTCK, from the coding sequence ATGACTGGCGACAAAGATGCACGTCGTAAAAGAAACATGAAGTGGTTGGCATACATAGTTGCCGGGGTCATAGCACAAACCGCAATCATAGTAGTCTTTGTGCTGCTGGTTATGCGCATCCGGAATCTTAAGGTCCGGATAGATTCAGTCACGGTGGAAAATGTTAACGTGACTTCCTCCTCGTCCTCACCCTCCTTTAACATGAAACTTACTGCTCTTGTCACCGTCAAAAACACCAATTTCGGTCACTTCAAATTCGATGACAGCACGGCTACAATTTCGTATAGAGGTGCCGAGGTTGGAGAGGGCACTATACCTAAGGCGCGCGCCAAGGCTCGATCGACCAGGAAGCTTAATATCACGGTGCCGGTGAGTTCAAGCAAATTATCGTCGAATTCTGGCAGCTTGGTTAGTGACATCGGGTCGGGGATTTTGCCGCTTAGCAGTCATGCCAAACTCAATGGGAAGATTCATTTGTTCAagatttttaagaagaaaaagtcCGCGGAAATGAATTGTACCATGGAGGTTGATACCAAAAAGAATGTTATCCAGAAATTGACATGCAAATGA